In Manis javanica isolate MJ-LG chromosome 9, MJ_LKY, whole genome shotgun sequence, one DNA window encodes the following:
- the LOC118971804 gene encoding SNRPN upstream reading frame protein-like → MERARDRLHLRRTTEQHVPAVEVQVKRRRTASLSNRECQLYPRRSQQQQIPAVDFQAELRQAFLAETPRGG, encoded by the coding sequence ATGGAGCGGGCCAGGGACCGCTTACACCTGAGACGGACTACAGAACAGCACGTACCAGCGGTGGAAGTCCAGGTCAAACGTCGGAGGACAGCCTCACTGAGCAACCGAGAGTGTCAGCTGTACCCAAGGCGATCTCAGCAGCAGCAAATACCTGCGGTGGATTTCCAGGCCGAACTGAGACAGGCATTCTTAGCTGAGACACCAAGAGGTGGTTAA